The Doryrhamphus excisus isolate RoL2022-K1 chromosome 18, RoL_Dexc_1.0, whole genome shotgun sequence genome contains a region encoding:
- the LOC131105841 gene encoding keratin, type II cytoskeletal 8-like — translation MISARKSYSVSGGSSMSRRSLAGPSTGYSMKRTSYNIGSTAGGFGGSMSIGMGGGMVGGYGGSMSSSSLMGGNYGSAGFMPGQITAVTVNSSLLAPLNLDIDPSIQAVRTQEKEQIKTLNNRFASFIDKVRFLEQQNKMLETKWSLLQEQTTTRSNIDAMFEAYIANLRRQLDGLGNEKIKLDGELKNMQGMVEDFKRKYEDEIQKRTAAENEFVLLKKDVDAAYMNKVELEAKCDALQDEINFLRAVYEAELRELQSQIKDTSVIVEMDNSRNLDMDSIVAEVRAQYEDIANRSKADAESWYKQKYEEMQSSAGQYGDDLRTTKAEIAELNRMIARLQNEIEAVKAQRASLEAQIAEAEERGELAVKDAKLRIKDLEEALQRAKQDMARQVREYQELMNVKMALDIEIATYRKLLEGEEYRLASGPSNTTIHVQQSSGGGFSSSSSAAGGFGYSGSSGSMSSGGYGGNLSGGYGSVTKSSVTTTSSSRRYI, via the exons ATGATTTCTGCAAGGAAGTCCTACTCCGTCTCAGGTGGCTCCTCAATGTCCAGAAGGTCCCTCGCAGGACCCTCGACTGGCTACAGCATGAAGAGAACCAGCTACAATATCGGTTCCACAGCTGGTGGTTTCGGAGGTTCCATGAGTATTGGCATGGGTGGCGGCATGGTTGGGGGCTATGGCGGCTCCATGAGCTCCAGCTCGTTGATGGGTGGTAATTATGGATCCGCAGGCTTCATGCCTGGCCAAATCACCGCCGTCACAGTCAACTCGAGCCTGCTGGCCCCCTTGAACCTGGATATTGACCCGTCCATCCAGGCTGTCCGCACCCAGGAGAAGGAGCAGATCAAGACCCTCAACAACCGCTTTGCCTCCTTCATTGACAAG GTACGTTTCCTGGAGCAGCAGAACAAGATGCTGGAGACCAAGTGGAGCCTCCTGCAGGAACAGACCACCACCCGCTCTAACATCGACGCCATGTTCGAAGCCTACATCGCCAACCTGCGCAGGCAACTCGATGGGCTGGGCAACGAGAAGATCAAGCTGGACGGAGAACTGAAGAACATGCAGGGCATGGTGGAGGACTTCAAGAGAAA GTATGAAGATGAAATCCAGAAACGCACAGCTGCAGAGAACGAGTTTGTTCTCCTGAAGAAG GACGTTGACGCTGCCTACATGAACAAGGTGGAGCTGGAGGCCAAATGCGATGCTCTTCAGGATGAAATCAACTTCCTGAGGGCCGTCTACGAGGCC GAGCTCCGTGAGCTGCAGTCCCAGATCAAGGACACCTCCGTCATTGTGGAGATGGACAACAGCCGTAACCTGGACATGGATTCCATCGTGGCGGAAGTGCGTGCTCAGTATGAGGACATCGCCAACCGCAGCAAGGCCGACGCAGAGTCCTGGTACAAACAGAAG TACGAGGAGATGCAGTCCTCTGCTGGACAGTACGGTGATGACCTCCGCACAACCAAGGCTGAGATTGCTGAGCTGAACCGCATGATTGCCCGTCTTCAGAACGAGATTGAGGCCGTCAAGGCCCAG agggccagccttgaggCCCAGATCGCAGAGGCTGAGGAGCGCGGTGAGCTGGCAGTGAAGGATGCCAAGCTCCGCATCAAGGATCTGGAGGAGGCTCTCCAGAGAGCTAAGCAGGACATGGCCCGCCAGGTGCGTGAATACCAGGAGCTGATGAACGTCAAGATGGCCCTGGACATTGAAATCGCCACCTACAGGAAACTGCTGGAAGGAGAGGAGTACAG ACTGGCCAGCGGACCCTCAAATACAACCATCCACGTGCAGCAGAGCTCAGGAGGCG GATTCTCCAGTTCCAGCTCTGCTGCTGGCGGATTCGGCTACAGCGGCAGCAGTGGCAGCATGTCTAGTGGTGGTTATGGCGGCAACCTGTCTGGTGGTTATGGCTCTGTCACCAAATCGTCAGTCACCACCACCAGCAGTTCCAGAAGATACATTTAA
- the LOC131105842 gene encoding keratin, type II cytoskeletal 8-like, producing the protein MISRKSYSVSGSSNSSRRSMAGPQVGFRSSYTLGSSAGGFGAGFGSGGSSMSSGSMMGGAVAAGCFVPPPITAVTVNQSLLTPLNLAIDPTIQAVRTQEKDQIKTLNNRFASFIDKVRFLEQQNKMLETKWSLLQDQTTTRSNIDAMFEAYIANLRRQLDGLGNEKVKLDGELKNMQLQVEDFKRKYEDEINKRAAAENEFVLLKKDVDAAYMNKVELEAKADALQDEINFLRAVYEAELRELQSQIKDTSVIVEMDNSRNLDMDSIVAEVRAQYEDIANRSKADAESWYKQKYEEMQSSAGQYGDDLRTTKAEIAELNRMIARLQNEIEAVKAQRASLEAQIAEAEERGELAVKDAKLRIKDLEEALQRAKQDMARQVREYQELMNVKMALDIEIATYRKLLEGEEYRLASGPTSATIHVQQSSGGMSSSSAGGFGFGGGMSGGYGSSVSKSSVSTTSRRFNL; encoded by the exons ATGATTTCCAGGAAGTCCTACTCAGTCTCCGGCTCCAGCAACAGCTCCAGGAGGTCCATGGCAGGACCCCAAGTTGGCTTCAGAAGCAGCTACACTCTTGGTTCCTCAGCTGGCGGTTTCGGTGCTGGTTTTGGCTCCGGCGGCTCATCCATGAGCTCGGGCTCGATGATGGGTGGCGCTGTTGCAGCGGGGTGCTTCGTGCCCCCCCCAATCACCGCCGTCACGGTCAACCAGAGTCTGCTGACCCCCCTCAACCTGGCTATCGACCCCACCATCCAGGCTGTCCGCACCCAGGAGAAGGACCAGATCAAGACCCTCAACAACCGCTTTGCTTCCTTCATTGACAAG GTACGTTTCCTGGAGCAGCAGAACAAGATGCTGGAGACCAAGTGGAGCCTCCTGCAGGACCAGACCACCACCCGCTCTAACATCGACGCCATGTTCGAAGCCTACATCGCCAACCTGCGCAGGCAACTCGATGGGCTGGGCAACGAGAAGGTCAAGCTGGACGGAGAACTGAAGAACATGCAGCTCCAGGTGGAGGACTTCAAGAGAAA GTATGAAGATGAAATCAACAAGCGTGCAGCGGCAGAGAACGAGTTTGTGCTCTTGAAAAAG GACGTTGACGCTGCCTACATGAACAAGGTGGAGCTGGAGGCCAAAGCTGATGCTCTTCAGGATGAAATCAACTTCCTGAGGGCCGTCTACGAGGCC GAGCTCCGTGAGCTGCAGTCCCAGATCAAGGACACCTCCGTCATTGTGGAGATGGACAACAGCCGTAACCTGGACATGGATTCCATCGTGGCGGAAGTGCGTGCTCAGTATGAGGACATCGCCAACCGCAGCAAGGCCGACGCAGAGTCCTGGTACAAACAGAAG TACGAGGAGATGCAGTCCTCTGCTGGACAGTACGGTGATGACCTCCGCACAACCAAGGCTGAGATTGCTGAGCTGAACCGCATGATTGCCCGTCTTCAGAACGAGATTGAGGCCGTCAAGGCCCAG agggccagccttgaggCCCAGATCGCAGAGGCTGAGGAGCGCGGTGAGCTGGCAGTGAAGGATGCCAAGCTCCGCATCAAGGATCTGGAGGAGGCTCTCCAGAGAGCTAAGCAGGACATGGCCCGCCAGGTGCGTGAATACCAGGAGCTGATGAACGTCAAGATGGCCCTGGACATTGAAATCGCCACCTACAGGAAACTGCTGGAAGGAGAGGAGTACAG ACTGGCGTCCGGACCCACCAGTGCAACCATCCACGTGCAGCAGAGCTCAGGAG GAATGTCCAGTTCCTCTGCTGGTGGATTTGGCTTCGGTGGCGGCATGTCTGGTGGCTATGGCAGTTCTGTCAGCAAGTCCTCAGTCTCCACCACTTCTAGAAGATTCAACCTTTAA